The Clostridium sp. DL-VIII DNA window AGAATTAACTTTTACTTCCACGGATCCTCCTATTGCTATACCAGATAAATCCTTATCACTTATGTTTATTTCACCAATAGAACTGCTATTATCTGCTATAGTAATTACACTTTTAGAACTTGATACTATTTCTCCTGCATCACTATCTCTTTCTGAAACAACTCCATCAATTGGTGCTTTAACTACAGTATTGTCTAATTGCGCCTGAGCTAAATCTACTGCACCCTGTGCCTGTTCCACCTGAGACTCAGCTACAGCTGCCGTCTGACTTCCAACTTTATTATTTAAAAGATTTAAGTTATCATTAGCCGAGTTAAGCTGTGTCTCAGCTGAATTAAGTTTAGATTGTGCATCGTCTAAATCCTGCTTGGTAGAAGCTCCTGCCTCATATAGTGTTTTTACCTTATCAAATGCACTTTTAGCATCATTATATGCATTTTGTGCTAAACTTTGATCTGATTTAGCCTGAATTAATTTCTGCTTAAACTCCGAATCACTTGTGAGGGTTAAATTAGCTTGTGCCGAACTCAAAGCACCCTGCGCCTGCTTATATTGTGCCTGTAATTCAGCTGAATCTAACGTAAATAATACATCCCCTTTTTTAACTTGTTGCCCTACTTCAACATTCATAGTTGCGATTTTGCCAGATATTTTTGGAGCAACTGTTACCTCACTATTCGCTTTTAAGGTGCTTCCATACTCTGTATAATTTTCAATAGAAGTTGTACTAACAGCAACAGTTTTAACATTCTTAGGATCATTTGTATTACTAGTACTTTTAGTGCATCCTGCAAGAAGCATTGATGCTGCTAAGATAATACTTGCCAATATTGTATATTTTCTAAGTTTAATACTTTTCATAATTTGTCTCCTTTCACTTTAAATATCACGCGCTTCAGCTATTTTAGCATAGTTTAGTTATACCTCTATAGTTTATTGCTGACCCCTTTTTTACTATTTCTTCTCTCTAAAATTCTCTTTTTCATATCATCAATCAGTGTATACACAACTGGAATAAGTACTGGAGATAATATTGTAGAGGTAATCATGCCCCCAATAAGTGCTATAGACATTCCTGATCTATATTCACTTCCTTGACCCATGGCCAATGCTGTTGGAAGCATACCAACAATCATAGTTATTGTAGTCATCATGATTGGTCTAAGTCTTGTACTTCCTGATTCTATAAGAGCTTCTCTTAAAGGCATTCCTCTCTTCATCAATGTATTCGTATAATCGATAAGCAGAGTTCCATTTTTAGAAGCAAGACCATCAAGCATTATCAGTCCAATCATTGTTACGATATTTAAAGTATTTCTAGTAATGACCAAAGCTATTAATGCTCCGATCATTCCACATGGAAGTGATAACATCCTTAAAAAAGGTGTAAGCCAAGATTCATATAGAACAACCAATATCATATATACAAGTACTATAGATACAGCCAAAGCTTCAATTAGCGATTTAAAAGAAGTAACCATATTTTGCTGATCTCCTCCGTAAGTCACTTCATAACCTGTAGGCATATCTTCATTTTCAATAGCTTTTTTAATATCTGTATTTACACTTCCTACTGTTCTGCCTTGTACATTTGCATATATAGTCACCATTTCATCTCTATCCATTCTTAATTGTTCCTGTGGGCTATCACCTAAAGACACCTTTGCAACTTGATCTAATGGTACTTGTGTTCCAGAGGAATTAGCTATCATTATTGAAGACATCTGATCTTTAGTTTTAACTTGTCCATCTTGAAATTTGACAGTCATATCATATTCATCACCATCTTTTCTATATACACCAGCATCTGTGCCTTGGTTAGATGCCGCCTTAAGAGCACTTGCAATATCTGATGGCTTAATTCCAAATTGTGCAGCTGCTGTTCTATCAACTTCAACATCAATTTCATTTTCGTTAGCTTTCATACTATTACTAACATCTGTTGTTCCTTTAATGTCTTTTACCATACTCTCTGTTTTATCACCTAGATCTTTTAAAACTTCTGCATTAGGACCAATTATATTTATAGCAATAGGCTTTGCTCCATCTCCATTATCTTGTGAAAGTCCATTGCTTTCATTTACAGAAACATCAACCCCTGTCAAACTCTTGCTCCATTCCCGTATTTCCTGAGCAACCTCACCTTGACTCTTCTTTCTTTTACTCTTCTCTTTTAAATTAACGTTAATCGTTGCTGAAGATTCATTATCACTTCCAATTACAGTAAAATATTCACTTACTTCTGGTACACTTTGTAAATGTTCTTCTAATTCCTTTACTTTTTCATCTGTATCCGTTATATCTGAACCAGGACTTAAATCAACATTAATTGTAAATTTACTTTGATCTGTTGTTGGCAGAAATTCTGTCTTAATAGCTTTAAAAGGAATAAGTAATATACTAAGTGTGAACATTACCATGACAATACTTACAACTTTCCATCTATTATCTAGTGACCAGAGCAAAAATCTTTTGTATTCTTCATTTGCTTTATCAAATAGCCTTGTCATAAATCCTTTTTTAGCTTTAACTTTATGATCATTGATCTCTATATCATCTTTTTTCTCCTTAAGTAATCTTGACGCTAACATTGGAGTAAGAGTGAAAGAAACAATAAGCGAAAATATTGTTGCGAATATTACTGTAAGTCCAAACTGCCTGAAAAATTGTCCAACCATTCCAGACATGAAAGCAACTGGCCCAAAGACTACTATGTCACATAAGGTTATTGATATAGCTGCCATTCCTATTTCATCACGTCCATCTATAGCTGCTCTTATAAGTCCCTTCCCCTGACTCAGGTGCCTTTGAATATTTTCGAGTACAACTATAGAATCATCTACCAATATTCCTATTGATAAAGATAAAGCCAAAAGTGATAACATATTAAGTGTAAAATTAAAAACATACATCATAAAAAATGTGGCAAGAAGCGATGTAGGTATTGCAACAAGAACTATTAATGAAGATTTTATACTCTTTAGAAATAGAAACATTATAACACTTGTTGTGATTATACCTTCAATAAGACCTATTTTAACTTCTGATAAAGATTCATTAATAAAGGTAGAAGAATCGTCTGCTATACTAACATTAATTCCACTTGGCAAAGTCTTCTCTATACTTTTCAGCTCTTCTTTAACAGCCTTTGTTGTTTCAACTATATTTGCATCACTTTGTTTTTTTACGAATATACCTATGGAGCTTTCTCCATTTAACCTTACTAGTTCACTTTCATCTGGATAATCCAGCTTTATATCTGCAATATCTTTAAGTCTTATAGTTCCTCCATTTGTCATTGGTATTTGAATATTTTCTATATCTTCTATATTTTGAAACTCACCAAGAACCCTCATGGTCTCTTTAGAATTTTCCTGCTTAAGCTGACCTGCTGGAATATTTACATTTTCACTTTGCAGCTTGCTTACGATAGTATTAATGCTTATGCCATATTGCTCCATAGAAGTTTTATCAACATCAATCATTAATTCCTTTTGAACTGCTCCTTCTAAAGTCACCTCCCCAACTCCACTGATCTTTTCTAAAGATTTTTGAATATCATCTGCTGCGTTATAAAGTTCGCCATAAGGTAATGAACTTGAAACTGAAATCATCATAACTGGAGCTGCATTTTTATCTGCCTTTTTTATAACAGGTTTTGAAGCGCCTTCTGGAAGTTTATTTGAAATATCTCCCAATGCCTGTTGAACATCCATAAATGCTGAGTTCATATCTGTATTCATGGTAAATTTAATTATGGTGTAGCCATAGCCTTCCACTGATCCAGACTTTAAGGTATCAATACCGCTTATGCCAGATACCGCATCCTCTATTGGCTTTGTGACATTTTCTTCTATTTCTTTGGTACCTGCCCCACTATATGTAGTTGTTATTGTTATAACAGGAGCATCAATTGCTGGAAATAAATCAGCTCCTAAATTTGCATATCCGAATATTCCTAGTCCCATAATCAAAGCAACCACTATAATTATGCTTAAAGGTTTTTTTACTGCTAATTCAGTAATTTTCATTTCCTCTCCTCCTAATCGAATAAAATAATTATATATATAAATTTCACTAAGAAACTTCATTTCTTTAAGCTTGTTTTCATTTTAAACAATATTTGTGTAAAAATTATCATAGAATTATGTGAAATTATGTGATAAAAAAAATAACCCATGGCAATATTAAAATTAAATATTGTCATGGGTTTAATTATTAATAATTATCTTTATGTATTTCTATTATTGGTCTTGCAGCTGTTCCATCATTTTGCATCACCAAACTTCAATATTATTAATATTCCTTAAATATAAATTTTTCGATTAATTCAGCAACAACACCTTCATTATTATCAGCTTCAGTTGTATAATTGCAGACTTTTTTCACGTCCTCAACAGCATTTCCAGCAGCTACTGATAATCCTGCTACCTTTAACATGGACATATCATTGTAGTTATCCCCTACAGCAATTATATCTTTAATATCAATATCTAAAATTTCTGCTAAATCAATTAAACCGCTTCCCTTGTCCACACCTAGAGCATTGAATTCCATGTACCGATTTGATGAATAACTTATAACACAATGCCCATCTGTAATATTCTTCATTTCTGGTTCTAAACTCATCAAATATGGCACATCTATATTCTGGTATAGAATTTTAGCAATTGGTTCATCTTTTAAAGCATCTACTGTATTTTCTTTCATAATAATGCATTCTAATTTCTGGTTTTTGAGCCTTTCCTTCTCGCTTTCTGATAAATTATAAATATATAATTTATCTTTTGTATAAACATGTATACAAACGTCTTTCGTCAAACCATACTCAAAAATTTCTTTCATTTTCTCAAACATTAACCCTTTAAATTTTAGCAATTTACCTTCTTTATTCTCTGTTAATGCACCTCCATTAAAAGAAATAACATATTCTCCAGCCTCATCATACAATCCCAAAACTTTTAAATCACGTTTAATAGATTCATAGCCTCTCCCTGTGGCCGGTACAAATTTAACCCCATATTCATTTTTGGCTCTTTTTATTAAATTAATATTTCTTTGACAAATTACATGATTGTCGTTTAATAATGTTTCATCCATATCACAAGCTATTAATTTATATCCCATTATTATTTCTCCTTCCATGCTATATATTTTTCCTGCTGCTTCTTTGTAACTCTATAAATTGTTCTGATGAAAATATTTCTTATTAATGCTAAAATGAAAATATGAAATTTATTAAGGAGGCATTTAACATGACAATTTATAACTTGCTTCTATATGCAAATAATCTAACAGAAACAGAAAAATTACTTGCTGATTACATATTAAAAAATCAAGAGCAAGTTGCTGGTATGTCATTAGATGAATTGGCAAAAGTATCTTTTTCATCAATATCTACTATACATAGATTATGTAAAAAAATTGGCCTCAATGGTTTTAAAGAATTTAAAATCAAATTTGTTGAAGAGTTATATTCTAAAATGAATAAACCAGAAATTATTGATATAAACTTCCCTTTTAAAAAAGATGATTCACAATTTCAAATTGCTGTTAATATAAAACAACTTTACATTGATACCCTAAACAATACCTTCTCTTTTTTTGATACTGAGCAGCTTAAGGATGCAGTTGACTTAATTTATAATGCTGAAATAGTTGATATGTATGCTGTTACAAATAACATACAAACAGCCTTAAACTTTCAAGATAAAATGCAAAGCATTGGAAGGTACGTTAATGTCTCTTTAGTACCTATGAACCAAGTATACCGTGCCGCTGCTTCTAATAGTAAAAATAAACAAGTAGCAATTATTCTTTCCTATTCAGGAAAAACTCCTGAAATTAAAGAAATTGCTTTAGTTCTAAAGCGAAAAGAAATTGAAACATTAGTCATC harbors:
- a CDS encoding efflux RND transporter periplasmic adaptor subunit; translated protein: MKSIKLRKYTILASIILAASMLLAGCTKSTSNTNDPKNVKTVAVSTTSIENYTEYGSTLKANSEVTVAPKISGKIATMNVEVGQQVKKGDVLFTLDSAELQAQYKQAQGALSSAQANLTLTSDSEFKQKLIQAKSDQSLAQNAYNDAKSAFDKVKTLYEAGASTKQDLDDAQSKLNSAETQLNSANDNLNLLNNKVGSQTAAVAESQVEQAQGAVDLAQAQLDNTVVKAPIDGVVSERDSDAGEIVSSSKSVITIADNSSSIGEINISDKDLSGIAIGGSVEVKVNSLEDKNFEGVIDNISPTADSKTQLYNVKVKLVNDDASLKSGMVVKILLPNDKKDNILALPSNAIVVNNGVQYVYEVAHDKVKKIPVSVGISDGKYTEITSGVELGDNVIIEGQSFLNDGDKVNISNS
- a CDS encoding efflux RND transporter permease subunit; this encodes MKITELAVKKPLSIIIVVALIMGLGIFGYANLGADLFPAIDAPVITITTTYSGAGTKEIEENVTKPIEDAVSGISGIDTLKSGSVEGYGYTIIKFTMNTDMNSAFMDVQQALGDISNKLPEGASKPVIKKADKNAAPVMMISVSSSLPYGELYNAADDIQKSLEKISGVGEVTLEGAVQKELMIDVDKTSMEQYGISINTIVSKLQSENVNIPAGQLKQENSKETMRVLGEFQNIEDIENIQIPMTNGGTIRLKDIADIKLDYPDESELVRLNGESSIGIFVKKQSDANIVETTKAVKEELKSIEKTLPSGINVSIADDSSTFINESLSEVKIGLIEGIITTSVIMFLFLKSIKSSLIVLVAIPTSLLATFFMMYVFNFTLNMLSLLALSLSIGILVDDSIVVLENIQRHLSQGKGLIRAAIDGRDEIGMAAISITLCDIVVFGPVAFMSGMVGQFFRQFGLTVIFATIFSLIVSFTLTPMLASRLLKEKKDDIEINDHKVKAKKGFMTRLFDKANEEYKRFLLWSLDNRWKVVSIVMVMFTLSILLIPFKAIKTEFLPTTDQSKFTINVDLSPGSDITDTDEKVKELEEHLQSVPEVSEYFTVIGSDNESSATINVNLKEKSKRKKSQGEVAQEIREWSKSLTGVDVSVNESNGLSQDNGDGAKPIAINIIGPNAEVLKDLGDKTESMVKDIKGTTDVSNSMKANENEIDVEVDRTAAAQFGIKPSDIASALKAASNQGTDAGVYRKDGDEYDMTVKFQDGQVKTKDQMSSIMIANSSGTQVPLDQVAKVSLGDSPQEQLRMDRDEMVTIYANVQGRTVGSVNTDIKKAIENEDMPTGYEVTYGGDQQNMVTSFKSLIEALAVSIVLVYMILVVLYESWLTPFLRMLSLPCGMIGALIALVITRNTLNIVTMIGLIMLDGLASKNGTLLIDYTNTLMKRGMPLREALIESGSTRLRPIMMTTITMIVGMLPTALAMGQGSEYRSGMSIALIGGMITSTILSPVLIPVVYTLIDDMKKRILERRNSKKGVSNKL
- a CDS encoding Cof-type HAD-IIB family hydrolase, with amino-acid sequence MEGEIIMGYKLIACDMDETLLNDNHVICQRNINLIKRAKNEYGVKFVPATGRGYESIKRDLKVLGLYDEAGEYVISFNGGALTENKEGKLLKFKGLMFEKMKEIFEYGLTKDVCIHVYTKDKLYIYNLSESEKERLKNQKLECIIMKENTVDALKDEPIAKILYQNIDVPYLMSLEPEMKNITDGHCVISYSSNRYMEFNALGVDKGSGLIDLAEILDIDIKDIIAVGDNYNDMSMLKVAGLSVAAGNAVEDVKKVCNYTTEADNNEGVVAELIEKFIFKEY
- a CDS encoding MurR/RpiR family transcriptional regulator, translated to MTIYNLLLYANNLTETEKLLADYILKNQEQVAGMSLDELAKVSFSSISTIHRLCKKIGLNGFKEFKIKFVEELYSKMNKPEIIDINFPFKKDDSQFQIAVNIKQLYIDTLNNTFSFFDTEQLKDAVDLIYNAEIVDMYAVTNNIQTALNFQDKMQSIGRYVNVSLVPMNQVYRAAASNSKNKQVAIILSYSGKTPEIKEIALVLKRKEIETLVICSAQENYLTKLFNYHIFVSSKENLKKKISHFSSHIATQYVLDIIFSCIFNKDYEKNMEYRLNEFNRLDHRQVEE